DNA from Mycolicibacterium alvei:
TGGAACTGGTGTTCGCCCACGGCATCGCAGTGGTGGCCCGGCTGGCCGAGCGCTCCGTCGTCTACCGCGACGTCGTCATGGCGGGCCGGTCGCACAATGTGGCCGCCCAGGCCACCACGCTGGGCAAGCGGTTCGCCTCGGCCGCCGAAGAGACGCTGCTGGCCCTGACCCGGCTGCGTGAGCTGATCGACCGATACCCGTTGCGCGGCATCAAGGGGCCGATGGGCACCGCCCAGGACATGCTCGACCTGTTCGACGGGGACACCGAAAAGCTGGCCGAACTGGAGCGCCGGGTTGCCGAGTTCCTGGGATTCACAGACGTTTTCACCAGCGTTGGGCAGGTATACCCGCGCTCGCTCGACCACGACGTGCTCTCGGCACTGGTGCAGGTCGGTGCCGGGCCGTCGTCGTTGGCGCACACGATCCGGCTGATGGCCGGCCACGAACTGGTCACCGAGGGTTTCGCGCCCGGCCAGGTCGGGTCGTCGGCCATGCCGCACAAGATGAACACTCGCTCGTGCGAGCGGGTCAACGGTCTACAGGTGGTGTTGCGCGGCTACGCGTCGATGGCCGCTGAACTGGCCGGCGCGCAGTGGAACGAGGGCGACGTGTTCTGCTCGGTGGTACGACGCGTCGCCCTGCCCGACGGGTTCTTCGCTGTCGACGGGCAGACCGAGACGTTCCTGACCGTGCTCGACGAGTTCGGTGCCTACCCGGCGGTGATTCAGCGCGAGCTGGACCGCTACCTGCCGTTCCTGGCCACCACCCGCATCCTGATCGCCGCGGTGCGCGCCGGGGTGGGCCGCGAAACCGCGCACGAGGTGATCAAGGAGCACGCCGTCGCCGTCGCACTGGACATGCGTGAGCGCGGGCTGGAGCCCGACCTGCTGGACCGGCTCGCCGCCGACCCGCGACTGCCGCTGGACCGCGTTGCCCTGGAGACCGCGTTGGCCGACAAGCAGGCTTTCACCGGAGCGGCCGGGGCCCAGGTCGACGGGGTGGTCGCAGCCGTCGACGACCTGGTCAGCCGCTACCCCGAGGCCGCCAAGTACACCTCGGGCGCCATATTGTGACGTTGGTGGCCGACCTCACCGATCTGGACAATTTCGCCGCCGGTTTCCCGCACGGGTTGTTCGCTGCGCACCGGCGCGAGGCCCCGGTGTACTGGCACCCGCCGACGGAACATACTCCCGACGGTGAGGGCTTCTGGTCGGTGGCCACCCACGCCGAAACCCTTGCGGTACTGCGGGACGCGGAGACCTACTCCTCGGTGACCGGCGGCTCGCGGCCCTACGGCGGCACGCTGCTGCAGGACCTGGCCATCGCCGGGCAGGTGCTCAACATGATGGACGACCCGCGACACGCCGAGATCCGCCGGCTGGTCAGCTCCGGGCTGACCCCGCGGATGATCCGGCGGGTGGAAGACGACCTACGGGCACGGACGCGCCGGTTGCTCGACGAGGTGGTGGTGGGCGAGCCGTTCGATTTCCTGATCGACGTGGCCGCCGAACTGCCCATGCAGATGATCTGCATCCTGTTGGGAATTCCTGAATCCGAACGACATTGGCTGTTCCACGCGATCGAGCCCCAGTTTGACTTCGGTGGTTCGCGGTCGGCGGCGATGGCGCAGATGTCGGCCGAAGAGGCCGGCTCGCGGATGTACACCTACGGCGCCGAGTTGATTGCGGCAAAGCGGTCCGAGCCGACCGACGACATGCTGTCTGTGGTGGCCAACGCCTTTCGTGATGACGAAGCGGCGGCCCTGTCGGACCTCGAGCTGTACCTGTTCTTCAGCCTGCTGTTCAGTGCGGGCGCCGAGACCACCCGTAACTCGGTGGCGGGCGGGTTGCTGGCGCTGATCGAAAACCCTTCGCAGATGGCGTTGTTGCGCGAGGACCTGGGGGAACTACCCACGGCGATCGAGGAGATGGTGCGCTGGACCTCGCCGTCTCCGTCCAAGCGGCGCACCGCAACCCGGGCAGTGTCCTTGGGTGGTTGCGACATCGAGCCCGGGCAGAAGGTGCAGGTCTGGGAGGGCTCGGCGAACCGGGATTCGCTGGTGTTCGAGCGGGCAGACGTGTTCGACATCACTCGTAAACCCAATCCGCACTTGGGATTCGGCTTCGGCATCCACTACTGCCTGGGTGCCAACCTGGCCCGGCTGGAACTACGGGTGTTGTTCGAGGAGCTGCTGGCGCGCTTCGGCAGCGCCCGGTTGGTCGCGCCAGTCGAGTGGACCCGCAGCAACCGCCACACCGGTATCCGCCATTTGGTGGTGGAGCTCGGGGCGTGAAACCCGAGGCGTTTGCCGCGGTGATGGCGACCGGCATCGTCTCGATCGCCGCCGCGCAGCACGGCTACGGCGTCATCAGTTGGCCCCTGGCGATGCTCGCGGCACTCGGACTGCCGATGCTCATGTACCTGGCGGCGATCCGCCGGCGATCTTTCGATCTGCGGAGCATCGACACGATCGTCGGATTGTTCACCTACGTGGCGGCATGCGCTGTGGTGGCCGCCCGATTCGCCGAGTATCGGCCGGTGCTGTGGATCCTGGGGGCGCTGGGCCTCGCCGGCTGGACAACGTTGATCCCGATGCTGCTGGTGCGGATGCGCCGGCTGGGCCCGATCGGCCTGCGGGATCGCGCACGTGGCACCTGGGAGCTGGCCAGCGTCGGGACATCCGGTCTATCGCTCGTCTTCGTCGCTGAGGGAATCATGTTCTGGGGGTTCGTTTTCTGGGGCATCGCCCTGTGCCTGTACGGCGTGATGACGTTGCTCATCGCGTGGCGGGCGCTGGATGATTCGGAGGTGCGGCGCAACGTCCCACCCGACCACTGGATCCTGATGGGTGGCGCCGCCATCGCAACCCTGGCCGGCGAGCACATCTACGTAGCGCTTTCTCCGGGCCCGGTCGCCGATGTGGTACGCGTCCTCACCGTCGTGACGTTCGTCGTAGCCAGCGTGCAGATCCTGCCCTTGGCGGTCACCAGTTGGCGCCAGATGCTCGACTGGCCCGCGGTATTCCCGCTGGGCATGTACTCGGTGACCGCATACGGCTTGACGGTCGAAACCGGTTGGAATGCATTGATTGTGGTCTCGCATGTGTTCTTCTGGATCGCGTGCGTGGCGTGGGTGCTGGTGGTAGGCGTGGTGGTCCGACGCATCGTTCGCCTAACCTCGGGCCATGGACTCAGGCCACGATGACCATCTCCGAGTCTCCGACGCCGACCGTGCGGAAGTAGGACACCTGCTCGAGCGTGCGGTAGCCGAGGGCATGATCACGCTCGACGAGTTCAGCGAACGCTATGACGCCGCACTGGCAGCTCGTACGCGTGGCGAGTTGGGCGCAGTGGTCGCGGACCTGCCGATGGCCCTGCCCGCGGCGATCCCGCCGTCGCACCTGCCCGCGGCAGCGCCCGAGGAGTTGCGCGGCTGGATGTCCTCGATCGTGCGGCGTGGACAGTGGAAGGTGGCGCCGGCCCTGCACCTCAACACGCGGTTGTGCAGCACGACCCTGGACTTCGCGTCTGCGGTCCTGCCCGGGCCCGTGGTGGAGATCGTCATCGACGACTACTGCAGTGCGACCGAGCTCATCGTGCCCGCCGCGGCCACCGCCGATCTCAACAGCGTCAACGCGATCGCTGGCAGCACCACGGTCAAGGTGCGCACCAACCCGCCCTCCGACCAACTGCACCTCATCGTGCGCGGGCGCGTACGGATGGGGTCGGTCACCGTGCGGCACCCGTTCGGAAGCTGGCTGCGGCGCCTGAACGGCACTCCATAGCGAAGCGGATCTCGGCGATCACCCGCTGCGGGTATTCGGTGAGATCCAGCCAGGTGAATCGCAGCACCTGCCAGCCCATCAGCGCGATCTCGTTCTGCTTGACCCGGTCTTTCTGAAAGTCCTCATGGTCGCTGTGAAATGCCCAGCCGTCGGTCTCGATCGCGATTTTGTAGGCAGGAAAGGCCACGTCGATCACCCATCGGCCCAGGCGGTAGTTGGCCCTCCACCCGGTAATTCCGGCTTCCTTCAGCAGTTTGATCAGCAGCCGCTCGGCTTCCGAACGGGCCCCGTCGGCTGCCGCGATCAGCAAGCGGCGGGCAGCCGGTGAACCGTGTCGGCCCTTGTTGCGCAGATGCACCCGCCACAGGTCACGCAGTTCGGTGTGGCGCTGCAACGCGGAGTCCATGAGTTTGGCGCCGCCACCGCGGCGGGCGGCAGCTTCGACAACGGTCAGCGGCAGTGCCGTCACCCGCAGGCCCCGGCGTTCCACGATGTCGTGCGGATCGAGGTCACGCCGGCGCAGACGAATGCCATGCCGCGGTGGGTGATGGCCCGTGCGCGGGATGGTGACCTCGACGGTGTCCGGCGGATACTTCGTCACCTCGTGCCACCATGCAGCGGCCAGCCCGCTCGCCGTCGCATTGGACCCCGCCGACCACACCGCAGCCCTGACCCGGGCTGAGTCGGTGAACGGCCGATCGTCCGCGAAGTACACCCCTGGGGAGCAGCGCAGCCATTTCCCGGAACGGACTCTGCGGTAGACCGCCTGCCTGCTCAGCCCGGCCTGTTTCGCTTGGGCAAGCGTGATGACCCCGTCGTGTTCACGCAGATAATCATCGATCACGCCATTTGGACGTGGTGCGACCGTCAAACGGTTCCCCACCCTGCGATTCGGGTGCGTTCAGTAACGCTGGGCGTTACCAAACGCGCCGAAATCACTCGATGCGGCGCAGACGCATGCCGGCAGAACGCAGTTCCAGGGCGGCCAGGCCGCGAATCGCCTGCTGGTCCTGACTGCGCCACGCTCCGACGGGGTCATCGGACACCGCGGTCAGCTTGGCCAGCGGCCGGTTGGCCAGCGCCCGCAGCGCGAGCAGCTGTTCCCCGGCGGCCGTCGAGGCCAGGGTGATCGCGGTCCACTTGCGCCGGAAGAATCGCACCCGCAGATACAGCCAGGGCATCGCCACGAACAGGATCGGTGCGGCGGCCACCGCCAGGGCGAGCACCCACGCCAGCCAACTGGCCGTGCTGTTGAGGTTGTGGCCGGCGCCTGCGATGTCGAGGGCGGCCTCGCTGGCAGCGCGCAACGGCTTACTCAGGGTGTCGCCCACCAGGGGAACGCTGTCAGTGCTGTCACCGGCGGAGCCCAGATTGTCAGCAACCCCGTTGGCGCCGCTCTCGACCTGCCTGCCGACCTCGGCGATGGTCGACACCGCCGAATGCACGGCCATCCCGACCAAGATCCACACCGCGGTCCAGGTGATGACGGCCACGTCGCTGAACAACTGGGCCAACAAGCGGCCGGGTCTGCTGGCATAGGGCAGGTACCGCGTTCTCATGAGACCGATCCCAACACATAGGCTGGCCCAATGCGCCCTGCTCTGTCCGACTACCAGCACCTGGCCAGCGGCAAAGTCCGTGAGTTGTACCGCATCGACGACGAGCACCTGCTGTTCGTGGCGACCGATCGGATCTCGGCCTACGACTACATCCTCGACTCGCAGATCCCGGACAAGGGCCGGATCCTGACCGCCATGAGCGTGTTTTTCTTCGATCTGATCAGCGCGCCCAACCATCTCGCCGGGCCGCCGGACGACGAGCGCATCCCTGCCGAGGTGCTGGGCCGCGCGCTGGTGGTGAAGCGACTGAAGATGCTGCCGGTGGAGTGTGTGGCGCGTGGCTACCTGACCGGTTCGGGCCTGCTCGACTATCAGGCGTCGGGTTCGGTGTGCGGTATCGGGCTGCCGGCGGGCCTGGGGGAGGCGAGCAAGTTCGACGAGCCGCTGTTCACCCCGGCCACCAAAGCCGACATCGGCGAGCACGACGAGAACATCTCGTACAACACGGTGATCGACCTGGTCGGCCCGGAGTTGGCCAACCAGCTGAAGGAACGCACGCTGCAGACCTACCAGCAAGGTGCCGACCATGCGTTGACCAAGGGCATCATCATCGCTGACACCAAGTTCGAGTTCGGCGTCGATGAACACGGCACCGTGGTGCTGGCCGATGAGGTGTTCACCCCGGATTCGTCGCGGTACTGGCGCGCCGAGACCTACCGGCAGGGCGTGGTTCAGGACAGCTTCGACAAGCAGTTCGTCCGCAACTGGCTGACCGGGCCGGACTCGGGTTGGGACCGGCACGGCGACACCGCGCCGCCACCGCTGCCCGAGGAGATCGTCACCGCCACCCGGGCTCGGTACATCGAGGCGTACGAACGTATTTCGGGCCTGCGGTTCGAAGATTGGATCGGCGCATGACACAGTCCGTACCGCCGCCGGCCGCCAAGCGCGGCAACCATCGCCGTGAGCACCACGGCGATGTGTTCATCGACCCCTACGAATGGTTGCGCGACAAGGACAACCCCGAGGTGATCGCGCACCTGGAGGCCGAGAACGCTTACACCGAGGCCGCCACCGGGCATCTGGAGCAGTTGCGGCAGAAGATCTTCGACGAGATCAAGGCCCGCACCAAGGAAACCGACCTCTCCGTACCGATGCGCCGGGCCGGCTGGTGGTACTACGCGCGCAGCTTCGAGGGCAAGCAGTACGCGGTGCATTGTCGGTGCCCGATCGGTGATCCCGACGATTGGACGCCGCCGGAGCTCGATGAGGGTGCCGAGATTCCCGGCGAGCAGGTCTTGCTCGACGAGAATGTCGAGGCCGACGGCCACGATTACTTCTCGCTCGGCGCGGCCACGGTGAGCCTGGACGGCGATGTCCTGGCCTATTCGGTGGACGTTCTGGGCGACGAGCGATACACCTTGAAGTTCAAGGATTTACGCACCGGCGAGCTCTATGACGACACGATCGCCGGCATCGGTGCCGGTGGCACCTGGGCCGCCGACAGCCGCACGCTGTACTACACCACAGTGGACGACGCCTGGAGGCCCGACACCGTGTGGCGGCACCGGCTGGCCTCTGGCCTGCCCGCCGAGAAGGTGTATCACGAACCCGACGAACGGTTCTGGGTCGCGATCGGTCGCAGCCGCAGCGACAAGTACCTGTTCGTCGCGTCGGGTAGCGCGGTCACCACCGAGGTCCGCTATGTCGATGCGAATGACCCGACCGCCGAGCTCACCACCGTCTGGGAGCGCCGCGACCTGGTGGAGTACTCCGTCGAGCACGCCGTGATCGGAGGCCAGGACCGGTTCCTGATCCTGCACAACGACGGCGCCGAGAACTTCACGCTGGTCGACGCTCCGGTCAGCGATCCCAGTGACTTCCACCCCCTGATCGAACACCGGTCCGACGTGCGGCTGGACGGCGTCGATGCGTTCGACGGTTTCCTGGTGATCAGTTACCGCAGTGAGGCATTGCCGAAGATGGCACTGTGGCCGCTCACCGCTGACGGCTACGGCACCCGCGAGGAGCTGACCTTCGATTCCGAGTTGACCGCCGCGGGGATGGGCGGCAACCCGAACTGGTTCACCCCGAAGTTGCGCATCGGCGCGACCTCGTTCATCACTCCGGCGCGGATCTATGACCTGGATCTGGGCACCGGGGAGCGCACCCTGCTGCGGGAGCAACCGGTGCTGGGCGGCTATCGGCCGGAAGACTATGTGGAGCGCCGGGATTGGGCGACCGCCCCCGACGGGGCACGGATTCCGGTCTCGATCATCCACCGGTCCGGGGTGCAGTTCCCGGCGCCGGCGCTGCTCTACGGTTACGGCGCCTACGAGTCGTGTGAGGATCCGCGGTTCTCGATCGCCCGGTTGTCGTTGTTGGACCGCGGCATGGTGTTTGTGATCGCCCACGTGCGTGGCGGCGGCGAGCTGGGCCGGCCGTGGTACGAGCACGGCAAGCTGCTGGAGAAGACCAACACCTTCACCGATTTCATCGCGGCGGCACGCCATCTCATCGACGCCGGGGTGACCCGGCCGCAGAATCTGGTGGCCCTCGGCGGCAGTGCCGGCGGATTGTTGATGGGTGCGGTGGCCAACATGGCCCCGGAGTTGTTCGCCGGGATTTTGGCCCAGGTACCGTTCGTCGATGCGCTGACGACCATCCTGGATCCGTCGTTGCCGCTGACGGTGACCGAGTGGGACGAGTGGGGAAATCCGCTGGAGGACCCCGAGGTCTACCGCTACATGAAGGCCTACACCCCCTACGAGAACGTGGCGGCGCAGGACTATCCGGCGATCCTGGCCATGACCTCACTCAACGACACTCGGGTGTACTACGTGGAGCCAGCCAAATGGGTTGCCGCACTCCGTCATACCAAGACCGACGGCCATCCCGTGCTGCTCAAGACGGAGATGGTGGCCGGCCACGGTGGTCTGTCCGGACGGTACGAGCGGTGGAAGGAAGCGGCGTTCCAGTACGCGTGGCTGCTAGCTGCCGCCGACCGCGACAACTACGGCAGCGGCCAGGTAGACAGCCTCTTCGGCGGTCCGGACGCTTAATCGCGAGGCCATCGACTTCGGTGGGTTCGGCATCCGTGCCGCGTAGACGTTGGCCGGGAACATGGCCAGCATGAGCAGGAACAGGCACACGGCCGCCGCCACCCGGGTGGGCGGGTAGAGCAGGCCTGCCGCACCGGCCAGTTCCAGCACGCCGGTGACCGTCACCAGGGCGGTTGGTGCGGGCAGCGATGGCGGCACGATGGCGATCATGTCGCGCCGCAACGGGTTCACGAAGTGCGCGACGCCGGTCAGGACGAACATTGCGGCCAGGCCGACCGCTATTGCCTCGGGCCAACTGTCGAGGTAGTCCACGCCCGACAGGCCGATCGCCCGGGCCACGACGCTGCCCAGCATCAGGGTCAGAAAGACGACCATCGAAGCTCCAATCTTGTCGGTGTCTAGATCGAATACGCTACGCCCTATCTAGTCGCTGTCAAGATGTGGGATTAGGATGGGCTGCATGGGCTACCACCACGGCGACCTCAAGGCCGCGATCCTTGCGCAGGCCGCCACCCTGGTGGCCGAACGCGGCGCCGACGGCATCGCGCTACGTGAACTCGCGCGCGCCGCAGGCGTCTCACACGCGGCCCCTGCGCACCACTTCACCGATCGGCGTGGGTTGTTCACCGCCCTTGCCGCCGAAGGGTTTCAGCTTCTCGCCGCAGCGCTGAGGGAGGCCAGGCCACAGTTCATCGACGCCGCCAAGGCCTATGTACGCTTCGCCCTCGCCCACCCCGGCCACTACGAGGTGATGTTCGACAAGTCGCTCTACGACGACACCGATGCCGAACTGGTTGCGGCCTCCTCGGCCGCCGGAGTCGAACTGAACCGCGGGATTGCCACCCTGACCGACCCCAAGGCCGCCGCCGACCCGGAAAGCGCTGCCCTGGCCGCGTGGTCCCTGGTGCACGGATTCTCGACGTTGTGGCTCAACGCCGCGATCGACACCGCGGGCGACCCGATCGCCAAGGTGGAGAGTCTGGCCGCGATCCTGTTCGACAACGAGGTCCGGTAGCGTCGCGCACATGAGCCTCAACGAGATCCCGCTGACCACTCTCGACGGCACACCGACGACTTTGGCCGAGTTGGCAACCGGCGCAGCGCTGGTGGTCAACGTGGCGTCCAAGTGTGGGCTGACGCCGCAGTACAGCGCGTTGGAGAAGCTTGCGCAGGATTATGCGGCGCGCGGGCTGACCGTCATCGGCGTGCCCTGCAACCAGTTCATGGGCCAGGAGCCGGGCAGCGCGGAAGAGATCCAGACGTTCTGCTCGTCCACCTATGGGGTGACGTTCCCATTGCTGGCCAAGACCGATGTCAACGGCGCCGACCGCCACCCGCTCTACACCGAGCTGACCCAGGCCGCCGACGCGGCCGGGGAGGCCGGGGACATCCAGTGGAACTTCGAGAAGTTTCTCCTCGCCCCGGGCGGAACGGTGGCTCACCGGTTCCGTCCTCGCGTCGAGCCGGATGCACCCGAGGTGATCGCCGCCATCGAAGCGGTCCTGCCGGCTGATCGAAGGCTCTAGCCCGATGGACACTCAGCGTCAGGGTGTTCGACACCGTCCCGACATGTGACGTTGCCACACTGGCAGCGTGACCGGACAACTCATCGTCTCGATCTCGCAGATCAGCGATCGCACGCTGGCCGACGTCGAGTCGTTCTGCGCCGAGCTCGACACCCGGGGCGTTCCCGCTTCGATGATGGTGGCGCCGCGGCTCAAAGGCGGCTACCGGTTGGACCGCGATGCCGACACGGTGGAATGGCTGGCCCGTCGCCGCGGCGGCGGTGACGCCATCGTGCTCCACGGCTACGACGAGGCCGCGACCAAGAAGCGTCGCGGCGAGTTCGCCACTTTGCCCGCCCATGAGGCCAACCTGCGGTTGATGGGTGCCGACCGGGCGCTCGAACACCTGGGTCTGCGTACCCGGCTGTTCGCCGCGCCCGGCTGGACCGTGTCGCAGGGCGCCGTGACTGCATTGCCGCGCAACGGCTTTCGACTACTCGCCGATCTGAACGGCATCACTGATCTGGTCCGTCAGACCACGACGAGAGCGCGGGTCGTGGGTATCGGCGAAGGGTTTCTGTCCGAGCCGTGGTGGTGCCGGACCGTGGTCCTCGCCGCTGAACGCACCGCGCGCCGCGAAGGCACGGTGCGGGTCGCGGTTGCTGCGCGGCACCTGCGCAGGCCTGGCCCACGCCAGGCCATGCTCGACGCGATCGACCTGGCTTTGCTGCACCGGTGCGTGCCCAGCGTCTACCGGTGGCGAGGATTCTCGGTACGGACCGAGGCCGCCTGACAAGGGCTAGTGTTGCGTCTCATGGCAGACGCCGATGTCATCGTCGTGGGGGCGGGTCTGGCCGGATTGGTCGCCGCATGCGAGCTGGTGGACCGCCCCGGCGGAGCGGGGAGTCCGGGCCGGGGCCTGCGTGTCCTGATCGTCGACCAGGAGAACGCAGCGAACCTGGGCGGCCAGGCATTCTGGTCCTTCGGTGGCCTGTTCTTCGTGGACAGCCCCGAACAACGCAGGCTCGGTATCCGCGACAGCCAGGAGTTGGCACTGCAGGATTGGCTGGGCACCGCCGGTTTCGACCGACCCGAGGATCACTGGCCCCGGGAGTGGGCGCACGCCTACGTCGATTTCGCTGCAGGGGAGAAACGCAGTTGGTTGCGGGCCCGGGGGCTGCAGACCTTCCCGTTGGTCGGATGGGCCGAGCGGGGTGGCTACGGGGCGCTGGGACACGGTAATTCGGTGCCGCGTTTCCACATCACCTGGGGGACCGGCCCGGCGATCGTCGATGTCTTTGCGCGCCGGTTGGTCGACGAGCCCCGGGTGCGATTCGCCCACCGGCACCGCGTCGATGAACTCATCGTCTCCGAAGGCGCCGTCGTCGGGGTCCGGGGTTCGGTACTGGAACCCTCCGACGCGCCTCGCGGGGCACCGTCATCGCGAAACATCATCGGAGAGTTCGAGTTTCGCGCATCGGCCGTGATCGTGGCCAGCGGCGGCATCGGTGGCAATCACGATCTGGTGCGCAAGAACTGGCCGGCCCGCATGGGCCGGGTGCCCGAGCAGCTGCTCAGCGGGGTGCCCGCGCACGTCGACGGCCGCATGATCGGCATCTCCGAGACCGCCGGCGGGCACGTCATCAACAGCGACCGGATGTGGCACTACACCGAAGGCATCACCAACTACGATCCGATCTGGCCCGACCACGGGATCCGCATCCTGCCGGGGCCGTCGTCATTGTGGTTGGACGCCAACGGAAAACGGCTGCCAGGCCCGCTGTATCCGGGCTTCGACACGCTGGGAACTCTTGAACACATCTGCCGCACCGGGCAGGACTACACCTGGTTCATCCTCAACGCGAGGATCATCGCCAAGGAATTCGCACTGTCCGGCCAGGAACAGAACCCCGACCTGACCTCGCGCAGCGTGCGTGACCTGCTGACCCGGATACGCCCAGGTGCACCGGCGCCGGTGCAGGCGTTCGTCGACCGCGGTGTGGACTTCGTCAGCGCCCGCTCGTTGCGCGAACTGGTGGCCGCGATGAACGACGTGCCCGACGTGCTGGAACTCGACTACGCCACGGTGGCGGCCGAGGTCACCGCACGGGACCGCGAGGTGGTCAACAAGTTCACCAAGGACGGGCAGGTGACCGCGATCCGGGCGGCCCGCAGCTACCTCGGTGACCGGTTCAGTCGCGTCGTCGCCCCGCATCGGCTCACCGACCCGAAGGCGGGTCCGATGATCGC
Protein-coding regions in this window:
- a CDS encoding FAD-binding dehydrogenase; this encodes MADADVIVVGAGLAGLVAACELVDRPGGAGSPGRGLRVLIVDQENAANLGGQAFWSFGGLFFVDSPEQRRLGIRDSQELALQDWLGTAGFDRPEDHWPREWAHAYVDFAAGEKRSWLRARGLQTFPLVGWAERGGYGALGHGNSVPRFHITWGTGPAIVDVFARRLVDEPRVRFAHRHRVDELIVSEGAVVGVRGSVLEPSDAPRGAPSSRNIIGEFEFRASAVIVASGGIGGNHDLVRKNWPARMGRVPEQLLSGVPAHVDGRMIGISETAGGHVINSDRMWHYTEGITNYDPIWPDHGIRILPGPSSLWLDANGKRLPGPLYPGFDTLGTLEHICRTGQDYTWFILNARIIAKEFALSGQEQNPDLTSRSVRDLLTRIRPGAPAPVQAFVDRGVDFVSARSLRELVAAMNDVPDVLELDYATVAAEVTARDREVVNKFTKDGQVTAIRAARSYLGDRFSRVVAPHRLTDPKAGPMIAVKLHILTRKSLGGLETDLDSRVLKQDSTAFAGLYAAGEAAGFGGGGVHGYRSLEGTFLGGCIFSGRAAGRGAAADIA
- a CDS encoding DUF2334 domain-containing protein, translating into MTGQLIVSISQISDRTLADVESFCAELDTRGVPASMMVAPRLKGGYRLDRDADTVEWLARRRGGGDAIVLHGYDEAATKKRRGEFATLPAHEANLRLMGADRALEHLGLRTRLFAAPGWTVSQGAVTALPRNGFRLLADLNGITDLVRQTTTRARVVGIGEGFLSEPWWCRTVVLAAERTARREGTVRVAVAARHLRRPGPRQAMLDAIDLALLHRCVPSVYRWRGFSVRTEAA